From one Nonomuraea polychroma genomic stretch:
- a CDS encoding ABC transporter ATP-binding protein, which produces MVNTPREGRRLSRRLSFVASGRELAPAITLRRTFREFWPDTRGLRRLFAAGVVLAIVAALCEVAAIRLFGHITDEVLATRELGAFWVPAVSWLGLAAVAGVASFAGSYVTALGAERFLLGLRDRVFAHIQKLAPDFSEKRRLGDLMARLTDDVEAIEELVGSGLVKALTAAAGAVFFAGAAFLIRWDLALVTFALIPAFLLVSRAFAARFRTAAARERYSNGAMNSVLEEGLANQPLVQAYNRQPAEARRLHTEGRTWLRANMAQAWLSGLYGPAVQVIETVCLIVILGVGAWEIAAGRLTIGGLLAFAAYLALLYPAVQSLGELALTVSEAAAGSDRIIEILRTKPAVTDAPGAVAAGTRGRCRGRVDFERVGFTYPGRGRPVLREVSFAAEPGELLVLTGPSGAGKSTLAKLLLRFYDPDAGRILLDGADIRGLTRESLRANVTVLHQETLLFSGSVRDNIAYGRPDASHDEVIKAAEAAGVHDFVKLLPQGYDTPVGQRGRLLSGGQRQRIAIARAILRDAPVLVLDEPMSGLDETMATQVMQPLRRLMAGRTTILITHDLRHAPEGARIVELEPVPRESRLRLKRIGTPARRPAPSRDAHHETASGAARQPASPGMARQVVSSVSPSDRMCGAQQGTLSDPGRHAAGAPDALHGVRQGTAPGPRDDSPES; this is translated from the coding sequence GTGGTAAACACACCCCGTGAGGGCCGGCGGCTGAGCCGCCGGCTCTCTTTCGTCGCCTCCGGCCGTGAACTCGCTCCGGCGATCACTCTGCGCCGCACCTTCCGCGAGTTCTGGCCGGACACCCGCGGGTTGCGCCGGCTGTTCGCGGCCGGTGTGGTGCTCGCCATCGTCGCGGCGCTGTGTGAGGTCGCCGCGATCCGGCTGTTCGGCCACATCACGGACGAAGTGCTCGCCACCCGGGAGCTGGGGGCGTTCTGGGTTCCCGCGGTCAGCTGGCTCGGGCTCGCCGCGGTCGCGGGGGTCGCGTCCTTCGCCGGCTCGTACGTCACCGCGCTCGGCGCCGAACGTTTCCTGCTGGGACTGCGCGACCGGGTGTTCGCCCACATCCAGAAGCTCGCGCCGGACTTCTCCGAGAAGCGGCGCCTCGGCGACCTCATGGCCCGGCTCACCGACGACGTCGAGGCCATCGAGGAACTCGTCGGCTCCGGGCTGGTCAAAGCGCTCACCGCGGCCGCCGGCGCCGTGTTCTTCGCCGGGGCCGCCTTCCTCATCCGGTGGGACCTCGCGCTCGTCACCTTCGCCCTGATTCCGGCGTTCCTGCTGGTGTCGAGGGCATTCGCGGCCAGGTTCAGAACGGCCGCGGCCCGCGAGCGGTACAGCAACGGCGCCATGAACAGCGTCCTGGAGGAAGGGCTGGCCAACCAGCCGCTGGTGCAGGCGTACAACCGGCAGCCGGCCGAGGCCCGCCGCCTGCACACCGAGGGACGCACGTGGCTGCGCGCCAACATGGCGCAGGCCTGGCTGTCCGGCCTGTACGGTCCCGCCGTCCAGGTCATCGAGACCGTCTGCCTGATCGTCATTCTCGGGGTCGGCGCGTGGGAGATCGCCGCCGGCCGGCTGACCATCGGTGGCCTGCTCGCCTTCGCCGCGTACCTGGCCCTGCTCTACCCGGCCGTGCAGAGCCTCGGCGAGCTGGCCCTGACGGTGTCCGAGGCGGCCGCGGGATCCGACCGGATCATCGAGATCCTGCGGACCAAGCCCGCCGTCACCGACGCTCCCGGCGCCGTTGCCGCGGGAACCCGGGGACGCTGCCGAGGGCGGGTCGACTTCGAGCGGGTCGGCTTCACCTACCCGGGGCGGGGACGGCCGGTGCTGCGGGAGGTGTCCTTCGCCGCCGAGCCCGGCGAACTGCTCGTGCTCACCGGGCCCAGCGGGGCGGGCAAGTCCACGCTGGCCAAGCTGCTGCTGCGCTTCTACGACCCGGACGCGGGACGCATCCTGCTCGACGGCGCCGACATCCGCGGCCTCACCCGCGAGTCGCTGCGCGCCAACGTCACCGTCCTGCACCAGGAGACGCTGCTGTTCTCCGGATCGGTACGGGACAACATCGCCTACGGGCGGCCGGACGCCTCGCACGACGAGGTCATCAAGGCCGCCGAGGCGGCCGGGGTGCACGACTTCGTCAAGCTGCTGCCCCAGGGCTACGACACGCCGGTGGGACAGCGGGGGAGGCTCCTGTCCGGCGGGCAGCGGCAGCGGATCGCCATCGCCAGGGCCATCCTGCGCGACGCGCCCGTGCTGGTGCTCGACGAGCCCATGAGCGGGCTGGACGAGACGATGGCCACCCAGGTCATGCAGCCGCTGCGGCGGCTCATGGCCGGTCGCACGACGATCCTCATCACCCACGACCTCCGGCACGCGCCGGAAGGAGCGCGGATCGTCGAGCTGGAGCCGGTGCCCCGCGAGAGCCGCCTGCGCCTCAAGCGCATCGGCACCCCGGCCCGCCGCCCCGCCCCGTCCCGCGACGCACACCACGAGACAGCGTCGGGCGCGGCGCGACAGCCGGCATCGCCGGGGATGGCGCGGCAGGTCGTGTCATCGGTGTCACCATCGGATCGGATGTGCGGTGCTCAGCAGGGGACGCTGTCCGACCCGGGACGGCATGCGGCAGGGGCCCCGGATGCGTTGCACGGCGTCCGCCAGGGCACAGCCCCGGGCCCGCGCGACGACAGCCCGGAATCCTAG
- the tatA gene encoding Sec-independent protein translocase subunit TatA — translation MNLGAPEIILILVALVLLFGAKKLPDLARGVGRSLRIFKAETSKMTEDDDDKPTVVQATPEPQQAPAPPQQIPAAPVISAEEQARRLEEEAARLRAGAQADKRP, via the coding sequence ATGAACTTGGGAGCTCCAGAGATCATCCTGATCCTGGTGGCGCTGGTCCTCCTCTTCGGGGCCAAGAAGCTGCCGGACCTCGCCCGTGGCGTCGGACGGTCCCTGCGCATCTTCAAGGCGGAGACCAGCAAGATGACCGAGGACGACGACGACAAGCCGACGGTCGTGCAGGCCACGCCCGAGCCCCAGCAGGCGCCCGCGCCTCCGCAGCAGATCCCGGCCGCGCCGGTGATCTCCGCCGAGGAGCAGGCCCGCCGGCTCGAGGAGGAGGCCGCGCGGCTGCGGGCCGGCGCGCAGGCCGACAAGCGTCCCTGA
- a CDS encoding helix-turn-helix transcriptional regulator, with the protein MSGSADRLPRLLALVPYLMSHPGAQVGEVAAVFGLSEKQLIDDLQLVWMCGLPGHTPGDLIDVSWDGGEILIDNADTIARPLRLGIDEASALLVALRMLAATPELAEVQAGSDALPRVMAKLERAAGEGAATVSSQVAVDVDAAPDALPRVREGLKRGRRLSLRYYVPGRDEVTPREVDPTRVVVVDGRAYLEGWCYRAEAMRLFRLDRMLGVDVLDVPADPPAEAEPIDVTQGVFRPSPTDELVELEVSAAGRWVAEYYPCEQVTELGEGRLRVALRARDDDWILKLALRLGDTGRVVSPPRMAETVRREAERALALYAHRS; encoded by the coding sequence ATGAGTGGGTCGGCGGATCGGCTGCCGAGGTTGCTGGCGCTGGTGCCGTACCTGATGTCCCATCCGGGGGCGCAGGTCGGCGAGGTGGCCGCGGTGTTCGGGCTGAGCGAGAAGCAGCTCATCGACGACCTGCAGCTCGTATGGATGTGCGGGCTGCCCGGCCACACCCCCGGCGACCTGATCGACGTGTCCTGGGACGGCGGCGAGATCCTCATCGACAACGCCGACACCATCGCCAGGCCGCTGCGGCTCGGCATCGACGAGGCCAGCGCCCTGCTGGTCGCGCTGCGCATGCTGGCCGCCACCCCCGAGCTCGCCGAGGTGCAGGCCGGCAGCGACGCGCTGCCCCGGGTGATGGCCAAGCTGGAACGGGCCGCCGGCGAGGGCGCCGCCACGGTCAGCAGCCAGGTCGCCGTCGACGTGGACGCCGCCCCCGACGCGCTGCCGCGCGTGCGCGAAGGGCTGAAGCGGGGGCGCAGGCTGTCGCTGCGCTACTACGTGCCCGGGCGCGACGAGGTGACGCCGCGCGAGGTCGACCCCACCCGGGTCGTGGTCGTCGACGGCCGCGCCTACCTGGAGGGCTGGTGCTACCGGGCCGAGGCGATGCGGCTGTTCAGGCTCGACCGCATGCTCGGCGTGGACGTCCTTGACGTGCCCGCCGACCCGCCGGCGGAGGCCGAGCCCATCGACGTGACCCAGGGCGTCTTCCGGCCCTCGCCGACCGACGAGCTGGTCGAGCTGGAGGTCAGCGCCGCCGGGCGGTGGGTGGCCGAGTACTACCCGTGCGAGCAGGTCACCGAGCTGGGCGAAGGGCGGCTGCGGGTGGCGCTGCGGGCCCGCGACGACGACTGGATACTCAAGCTGGCGCTGCGGCTGGGCGACACCGGCAGGGTCGTCTCGCCGCCTCGGATGGCCGAGACCGTGCGCCGCGAGGCCGAGCGCGCCCTGGCCCTGTACGCTCACCGGTCATGA
- a CDS encoding DEAD/DEAH box helicase: protein MTTPAERYAAFRQKHGDEGAALRSFRGLYDFELDDFQLDACRALEAGDGVLVAAPTGSGKTVVGEFAVHLALEQGRKCFYTTPIKALSNQKYNDLVKRYGTAKVGLLTGDNSINGDAPIVVMTTEVLRNMLYAGSATLGGLGFVVMDEVHYLADRFRGAVWEEVIIHLPESVRLVALSATVSNAEEFGEWMGEVRGDTTVIVDEVRPVPLWQHMMVGNRLYDMFMNDDLTPRINPTLMRVTKDAERLTAGRGRRGYGRPQRSRPPDRVQVIEKLDAEGLLPAITFIFSRAGCDAAVQQCLYAGIRLTTDRERHEIRQLVDERTAHLPDEDLAVLGFLEWRDCLERGLAAHHAGMLPAFKEVVEELFTRGLVKAVFATETLALGINMPARSVVIEKLDKWNGESHADLTPGEYTQLTGRAGRRGIDVEGHAVVLWQTGMDPLSVAGLAGTRTYPLRSSFQPSYNMAVNLVGQFGRERARTLLEESFAQFQADRAVVGLAKQLRKHEEALEGYQEAMTCHLGDFPEYAALRRRLSDREAELARQRGAARRAAAVRSLEALEPGDVIRVPGGRRAGLAIVLDPGRNPRGRAAGTGPTPLVLTIGKQVKKLDPADFPVPVEPLEKLRIPKNFNGRSPKERANLVSTLLAKMGDRDLGKPARARDHTVEDEEVNELRRRIRQHPCHGCDEREDHARWAERYYKLLRETEGLRRRVEGRSHVISRTFDRICSVLEQLGYLDGETVTDEGRRLGRIYTELDLLTAESLRKGLWEELEPAELAACVSALVFESRAADDARRPKIPAGRAQDALTSMIRLWGELEGIESDHGLSTIREPDLGFAWAAFRWTKGHSLDAVLMDGINGNELAAGDFVRWIKQLMDLLGQLGNAAPPGSKIKQTAVKAVDGMRRGVVAYSSLT from the coding sequence ATGACAACGCCAGCGGAACGTTACGCGGCCTTCCGTCAGAAGCACGGGGACGAAGGGGCCGCTCTCAGATCGTTCCGAGGTCTCTACGACTTCGAGCTGGACGACTTCCAGCTCGACGCCTGCCGGGCCCTGGAAGCCGGCGACGGCGTCCTGGTGGCGGCGCCCACGGGGTCGGGCAAGACGGTGGTCGGCGAGTTCGCCGTGCACCTGGCCTTGGAGCAGGGCCGCAAGTGCTTCTACACCACCCCCATCAAGGCGTTGTCCAACCAGAAGTACAACGACCTGGTCAAACGCTACGGCACCGCCAAGGTCGGCCTGCTGACCGGCGACAACAGCATCAACGGCGACGCCCCCATCGTGGTCATGACCACCGAGGTGCTGCGCAACATGCTCTACGCCGGGTCCGCCACGCTGGGCGGGCTCGGTTTCGTCGTCATGGACGAGGTCCACTACCTGGCCGACCGGTTCCGCGGCGCGGTGTGGGAAGAGGTCATCATCCACCTGCCGGAGTCGGTCCGGCTGGTGGCGCTGTCGGCGACGGTGAGCAACGCCGAGGAGTTCGGCGAGTGGATGGGCGAGGTGCGCGGCGACACCACGGTCATCGTCGACGAGGTCCGGCCGGTGCCGCTGTGGCAGCACATGATGGTGGGCAACCGCCTCTACGACATGTTCATGAACGACGACCTGACGCCGCGCATCAACCCCACCTTGATGAGGGTGACCAAGGACGCCGAGCGGCTGACCGCGGGCCGGGGCCGGCGCGGCTACGGCCGGCCGCAGCGGTCCCGGCCGCCGGACCGCGTGCAGGTCATCGAGAAGCTGGACGCCGAAGGGCTGCTGCCGGCGATCACGTTCATCTTCTCCCGCGCCGGTTGCGACGCGGCGGTGCAGCAGTGCCTGTACGCCGGGATCCGGCTCACCACCGACCGCGAGCGGCACGAGATCAGGCAGCTCGTCGATGAGCGCACCGCGCACCTGCCCGACGAGGACCTGGCGGTGCTGGGCTTCCTGGAGTGGCGCGACTGCCTGGAGCGCGGCCTGGCGGCGCACCACGCGGGCATGCTGCCGGCCTTCAAGGAGGTCGTGGAGGAGCTGTTCACCCGCGGGCTGGTCAAGGCGGTCTTCGCCACGGAGACCCTCGCCCTCGGCATCAACATGCCGGCCCGGAGCGTGGTGATCGAGAAGCTGGACAAGTGGAACGGCGAGTCCCACGCCGACCTGACGCCCGGCGAGTACACCCAGCTGACCGGGCGGGCCGGGCGGCGCGGCATCGACGTCGAGGGCCACGCCGTGGTGCTGTGGCAGACGGGCATGGACCCGCTGTCGGTGGCGGGCCTGGCCGGCACCCGGACCTACCCGCTGCGTTCCAGCTTCCAGCCGTCGTACAACATGGCCGTCAACCTGGTCGGCCAGTTCGGCAGGGAGCGGGCGCGCACGCTGCTGGAGGAGTCGTTCGCGCAGTTCCAGGCCGACCGGGCGGTCGTGGGCCTGGCCAAGCAGCTGCGCAAGCACGAGGAGGCCCTGGAGGGCTACCAGGAGGCCATGACGTGCCACCTGGGTGACTTCCCCGAATACGCGGCGCTGCGCCGCCGCCTGTCCGATCGGGAGGCCGAGCTGGCCAGGCAGCGGGGCGCCGCCCGGCGCGCCGCGGCGGTGCGGTCGCTGGAGGCGCTGGAGCCCGGGGACGTCATCCGGGTGCCCGGCGGGCGGCGGGCCGGTCTGGCGATCGTGCTCGACCCGGGGCGCAACCCGCGCGGCCGCGCCGCCGGGACGGGGCCCACCCCGCTCGTGCTGACGATCGGCAAGCAGGTCAAAAAGCTCGACCCGGCCGACTTCCCGGTGCCGGTCGAGCCCTTGGAGAAGCTGCGCATCCCGAAGAACTTCAACGGCCGCTCGCCGAAGGAACGCGCCAACCTCGTCTCCACGCTGCTGGCCAAGATGGGCGATCGTGACCTGGGCAAGCCGGCCAGGGCCCGCGACCACACCGTGGAGGACGAGGAGGTCAACGAGCTGCGCCGGCGCATCCGCCAGCACCCGTGCCACGGCTGCGACGAGCGCGAGGATCACGCCCGCTGGGCCGAGCGCTACTACAAGCTGCTGCGCGAGACCGAAGGGCTGCGCCGCCGCGTCGAGGGCCGCTCGCACGTGATCTCCCGTACGTTCGACCGCATCTGCTCGGTGCTGGAGCAGCTCGGCTACCTCGACGGCGAGACGGTCACCGACGAGGGCCGCCGCCTGGGCCGCATCTACACCGAGCTGGACCTGCTGACCGCCGAGAGCCTGCGCAAGGGGCTGTGGGAGGAGCTGGAGCCGGCCGAGCTGGCGGCCTGCGTGTCGGCGCTGGTGTTCGAGTCACGGGCCGCCGACGACGCCCGCCGTCCCAAGATCCCCGCAGGGCGGGCCCAGGACGCGCTGACGTCGATGATCCGGCTGTGGGGGGAGCTGGAGGGCATCGAGTCCGACCACGGGCTGTCCACCATCAGGGAGCCCGACCTGGGGTTCGCCTGGGCGGCGTTCCGCTGGACGAAGGGGCACAGCCTGGACGCGGTGCTCATGGACGGCATCAACGGCAACGAGCTGGCCGCCGGCGACTTCGTACGGTGGATCAAGCAGCTGATGGACCTGCTCGGCCAGCTCGGGAACGCGGCCCCGCCCGGCAGCAAGATCAAGCAGACCGCCGTCAAGGCCGTGGACGGCATGCGGCGCGGGGTGGTGGCCTACTCCTCGCTCACCTGA
- the tatC gene encoding twin-arginine translocase subunit TatC has product MALLKRSGPRPKPEPDPEGRMPLMEHLRELRNRLLIAFAAIAVGLIVGWIVSGPVWELLKEPYCATPQSRQLNGACSLTYNGIFSSFFITLKVSLMVGLVVSSPAWLYQIWAFVTPALYRTEKRYTLTFLALAIPLFALGAGLSYFIMDTALGFLLGFSLDGTVATISIDDYLDYVLIMLMIFGVSFELPLLLVFLNVIGVLSHATVSKHRRLVIFLMFVFGAVVTPGGDPITMMALAAPMIVLFMAAELFMYLREKRQPESEFAHLSDDEASPLPEDTPLDDDPEDKEDSGSVR; this is encoded by the coding sequence ATGGCGCTGCTGAAACGATCGGGCCCCAGGCCGAAGCCGGAGCCGGACCCAGAAGGCCGGATGCCGCTCATGGAGCACCTGCGTGAGCTGCGCAACCGGCTGCTCATCGCATTCGCCGCGATCGCGGTCGGCCTGATCGTCGGCTGGATCGTCTCGGGGCCTGTGTGGGAGCTGCTCAAGGAGCCCTACTGCGCGACTCCTCAATCGCGCCAGCTCAACGGGGCGTGCAGTCTCACCTACAACGGCATCTTCTCGTCGTTCTTCATCACGCTGAAGGTCTCGTTGATGGTCGGCCTCGTGGTGTCCTCGCCCGCCTGGCTCTACCAGATCTGGGCGTTCGTCACCCCGGCGCTCTACCGCACCGAGAAGCGCTACACGCTGACGTTCCTGGCGCTGGCCATCCCGCTGTTCGCGCTGGGCGCGGGGCTGTCCTACTTCATCATGGACACCGCCCTGGGGTTCCTGCTGGGGTTCTCGCTCGACGGCACGGTCGCCACGATCTCCATCGACGACTACCTCGACTACGTCCTGATCATGCTCATGATCTTCGGGGTGTCGTTCGAGCTGCCGCTGCTGCTGGTGTTCCTCAACGTCATCGGGGTGCTGTCGCACGCGACCGTCTCCAAGCACCGGCGGCTGGTCATCTTCCTGATGTTCGTGTTCGGCGCCGTCGTCACGCCGGGCGGCGACCCGATCACCATGATGGCGCTGGCGGCGCCGATGATCGTGCTGTTCATGGCGGCCGAGCTGTTCATGTACCTGCGGGAGAAGCGGCAGCCGGAGAGCGAGTTCGCCCACCTGTCCGACGACGAGGCCTCGCCGCTGCCGGAGGACACGCCGCTCGACGACGACCCTGAGGACAAAGAGGACTCCGGTTCGGTCCGATGA
- a CDS encoding YegS/Rv2252/BmrU family lipid kinase, protein MSPQLALLVNPAARGGRTLRMLEPVARRLRAGGAELSVIVGVDAADALERACTAVAERPDALVAFGGDGLVHLAVQAVAGTDVPLGIIPAGTGNDIAAALGLPCKDPVMAARVVLRMKSRLVDVARLRAGGAEELFAGVVCCGFDSRVNERANRLTWPPGMAKYVVAMLEELRSFRPIPFRVTFDGDEVVEQEAMLVAVANTRSYGAGMRVCPDALPDDGLLDVMMVGAISKGEFLRVFPSVYRGTHVGHRAVSVRRVRSVRLEALDVVAYADGERIGPVPLECEVRPGALRVIV, encoded by the coding sequence GTGTCCCCGCAACTCGCCCTGCTCGTCAACCCGGCCGCCCGCGGCGGCCGGACGCTGCGCATGCTCGAGCCCGTGGCGCGCCGGCTGCGTGCCGGCGGAGCCGAGCTGTCGGTGATCGTCGGCGTCGACGCCGCCGATGCGCTCGAACGCGCCTGCACGGCCGTCGCCGAACGCCCTGACGCGCTCGTCGCCTTCGGCGGCGACGGCCTCGTCCATCTCGCCGTGCAGGCCGTGGCCGGCACCGACGTGCCGCTCGGGATCATCCCCGCGGGCACCGGCAACGACATCGCGGCCGCGCTCGGCCTGCCGTGCAAGGACCCCGTCATGGCGGCCCGCGTCGTGCTGCGCATGAAGTCGCGGCTGGTCGACGTGGCCCGCCTCCGCGCGGGAGGCGCCGAGGAACTGTTCGCGGGGGTGGTGTGCTGCGGGTTCGACTCGCGGGTCAACGAGCGGGCCAACCGGCTCACCTGGCCGCCCGGGATGGCCAAGTACGTGGTCGCGATGCTGGAGGAACTGCGCTCGTTCCGGCCCATCCCGTTCCGGGTCACCTTCGACGGGGACGAGGTGGTGGAGCAGGAGGCCATGCTGGTGGCCGTGGCCAACACGCGCTCGTACGGGGCGGGGATGCGGGTGTGCCCGGACGCGCTGCCCGACGACGGGCTGCTGGACGTGATGATGGTGGGCGCGATCTCCAAGGGGGAGTTCCTGCGGGTGTTCCCGAGCGTGTACCGGGGGACGCACGTCGGGCATCGCGCCGTGTCGGTGCGGCGGGTGCGCAGCGTGCGGCTGGAGGCCCTCGACGTGGTGGCGTACGCGGACGGGGAACGGATCGGGCCGGTGCCGCTGGAGTGCGAGGTGCGGCCGGGGGCGCTGCGGGTCATCGTTTAA